A genomic window from Lotus japonicus ecotype B-129 chromosome 1, LjGifu_v1.2 includes:
- the LOC130730733 gene encoding probable aspartic proteinase GIP1: MPFPLSPHSLCFIFSLFLSLHLTFQTTIIAPISKDNSTQFYTLTLHLKTPPQPTKLHLHLGSSLTWLLCNPTTYNSSSSSYHPLPCNSSLCSSFHSSACTHNTCALFPENPITRTTVLATALLDSLTLPTSTQTLLAHISDFLFSCSTAQLLQGLATNAAGLAALGRSNHSLPAQISSAFSSPNIFALCLPGSSSQTGTAFFGSTGPYFSSSSKIDLSKSLNYTPLVTNPVGDTVVTDNSQPSDEYFINVTSIRINGVQLPINQSILTVDQNGYGGTKISTSNPYTVLESSIYKAFVELFVNQSSTAFKLTVTEAVAPFGACYHAEDLTETRVGPAVPTVDLVMDGEDVFWRLFGSNSMVRIESGGGVVWCLGFVDGGTRRRTGVVIGGHQMEDNLVQFDVEANRFGFSSSLLLQGATCAFG, translated from the coding sequence ATGCCATTTCCATTATCACCCCATTCTCTCTGCTTCATCTTCTCCCTCTTCCTCTCCCTCCACCTTACCTTCCAAACCACCATCATTGCCCCAATATCCAAAGACAACTCTACCCAATTCTACACACTCACTCTACACCTCAAAACCCCTCCCCAACCCACCAAACTCCACCTCCACCTAGGTTCTTCCCTCACCTGGCTCCTCTGCAACCCCACCACCTacaactcctcctcctcctcctaccACCCCCTCCCCTGCAACTCCTCCCTCTGCTCCTCCTTCCACTCCTCCGCTTGCACCCACAACACATGCGCCCTCTTCCCGGAAAACCCCATCACCAGAACCACCGTTCTCGCCACCGCACTTCTCGACTCGCTCACTCTCCCCACCTCAACTCAGACCCTACTCGCTCACATCTCCGATTTCCTCTTCTCTTGCTCAACCGCCCAATTGCTCCAAGGCCTCGCCACCAACGCCGCCGGTCTAGCCGCCTTGGGCCGGTCCAACCACTCCCTCCCGGCTCAAATCAGCTCTGCCTTCTCCTCCCCTAATATCTTCGCACTCTGCTTACCCGGTTCATCATCCCAAACCGGCACGGCTTTCTTCGGTTCAACCGGACCGTatttctcctcttcttccaaaATTGACCTCTCTAAATCGCTTAATTACACTCCGCTAGTAACAAACCCGGTCGGTGACACCGTCGTCACCGACAACTCACAACCGTCCGACGAGTATTTTATAAACGTGACTTCAATCCGGATCAACGGTGTGCAGCTTCCCATCAACCAGTCAATCCTGACCGTTGATCAAAACGGCTACGGTGGGACCAAGATCAGCACTTCAAATCCCTACACTGTTCTAGAAAGTTCCATCTACAAAGCGTTTGTTGAATTGTTTGTGAACCAGTCCTCAACGGCGTTTAAACTAACGGTGACGGAAGCTGTGGCGCCGTTTGGTGCGTGCTACCATGCGGAAGACCTTACGGAGACGCGGGTTGGACCTGCGGTGCCTACCGTTGATCTTGTGATGGATGGCGAGGATGTGTTTTGGAGATTGTTTGGGAGCAATTCGATGGTGAGGATTGAGAGTGGAGGAGGGGTGGTGTGGTGTTTGGGTTTTGTGGATGGTGGGACCCGTAGGAGGACAGGCGTTGTGATTGGAGGGCATCAGATGGAGGATAATCTTGTGCAGTTTGATGTTGAGGCAAATAGATTTGGGTTCTCCTCATCTCTTTTGCTTCAGGGTGCCACGTGTGCTTTTGGCTGA
- the LOC130725454 gene encoding uncharacterized protein LOC130725454, producing MERVDILMVTMALTLLALVPKTESHVGAEGHVVPRPLCASQFALVNYACGRLPFSPGVPPAPVPAPPSPPSPDDERSHRHRQGHGGGGHGHGHRHRHHRESTPDEENCCRWAKDVDTQCVCELLVHLPPFLVKPAHQYTLIVGEECQITYSCGGPI from the coding sequence ATGGAAAGAGTTGATATTCTCATGGTTACAATGGCTCTGACATTGCTAGCATTGGTGCCAAAAACAGAGAGCCATGTCGGAGCTGAAGGCCATGTTGTTCCTCGCCCACTCTGCGCATCACAATTCGCACTGGTCAACTACGCCTGCGGAAGGCTTCCGTTCTCACCAGGGGTCCCACCTGCACCCGTGCCTGCTCCACCGTCTCCTCCGTCCCCTGATGACGAGCGCAGTCACCGCCACCGCCAGGGACATGGTGGCGGTGGTCATGGGCACGGACACCGCCACAGGCACCACCGGGAGAGCACTCCCGATGAGGAGAACTGTTGCCGATGGGCCAAGGACGTGGACACACAATGCGTGTGTGAGCTTCTTGTTCACCTGCCTCCTTTCCTTGTTAAACCTGCGCATCAGTACACACTCATTGTCGGAGAAGAATGCCAAATCACTTACTCTTGCGGTGGCCCTATCTGA
- the LOC130725463 gene encoding uncharacterized protein LOC130725463, whose amino-acid sequence MKKGFKIHATVRKTLIYRFQSLLSEGRVYQILFSGVGESGRDFRSTSHPFKINFDIHTFVRLVPNKAINLSPYNFVPISDIMFKDLYTSFLIDVIGILTGASAETEFEKDGTKQKRITIELDQDGVRVECAFFGKYVTEVVGYSLYC is encoded by the exons ATGAAAAAG gGTTTTAAGATTCATGCTACGGTTAGGAAGACTCTTATATACCGATTCCAATCTTTGCTGAGTGAAGGACGTGTATATCAGATTTTGTTTTCtggtgttggtgaaagcggTCGTGATTTCCGTTCAACCTCGCAcccattcaagatcaactttgatattcatacaTTTGTGCGCTTGGTTCCCAACAAGGCCATCAACTTAAGCCCTTACAATTTTGTGCCAATATCTGATATAATGTTTAAGGACCTTTATACGTCTTTTCTTATAG ATGTGATTGGAATtctcactggtgcaagtgctgaaACTGAGTTTGAGAAAGATGGAACAAAGCAGAAAAGGATTACTATTGAACTTGACCAAGATGG AGTTCGGGTTGAATGCGCCTTTTTTGGAAAGTATGTTACTGAAGTCGTTGGTTATTCTCTTTATTGTTGA